A portion of the Lathamus discolor isolate bLatDis1 chromosome 5, bLatDis1.hap1, whole genome shotgun sequence genome contains these proteins:
- the LOC136014911 gene encoding uncharacterized protein LOC136014911 — protein sequence MKSDKEVVTLLGFDDFVNMVLEDVTELEIAPEGRRITKLDQILLNGNNITMERLTDDGIDGDSGEDAGEDASTMQMQVKMQYNTEAWIHGFCLVLYHNDTRIDSTTRSSCKKQRQW from the exons ATGAAGAGTGACAAAGAAGTTGTAACGCTTCTAGGATTTGATGACTTTGTCA ATATGGTGTTAGAAGATGTTACAGAACT CGAGATTGCACCTGAGGGCAGAAGAATCACAAAACTAGACCAGATTTTGTTAAATGGAAATAACATAACAATG gaacgACTTACGgatgatgggattgatggagacagtggagaagatgcaggtgaagatgCCAGTACAATGCAGATGCAGGTGAAGATGCAATACAATACAGAAGCCTGGATTCATGGCTTCTGCTTGGTCCTTTATCACaatgatacgcggattgactccacaactcgttcaagttgtaaa